In the Vanessa cardui chromosome 10, ilVanCard2.1, whole genome shotgun sequence genome, one interval contains:
- the LOC124533041 gene encoding carboxypeptidase B-like: MDKTNRYNLRSLPGGRRGASGAGAGCYSMRSTGDEALSRRALVAKQATADHRELNSHSPLLVENVVQSTNVDESAPVKTIKRARKKWTKEMNMFILRTYYILTSLEEDTTSYLTDLHTKFLEQFPDMEDIKMEFGIDKCKINSIKAGRNHLMHYQLQTGETIDPLEENDTFEDNLSRYLVAVLVKMSILVVLLCGFAFSNAEPLGNNEAYSGYSVYSVNLRDRSDQLVLLNLQVELNVDLWDHGAPDLRNALVMVSPENKLKFLETLGENGINHQLHLADVAPFLKAYDEHVASWKQSRTNRMPFEDYPRYAEVDAYMERLAQEYPGLVTLVNAGPSFEGRAIKYLKISTTNFSNASKPIYFLDATLHAREWVTVPVALYSIHRLVENLRDQDRDLLENIDWIVLPIANPDGYEYSHTDDRLWRRTRSYNPEVSAECWGVDANRNFDVNFNTIGVSSNPCSNTYPGHVAFSEPEARYVRDILLENIDRLQLYMNIHSHGNYLLFGFGNGTLPANVAQLHHVAAAMGAAIDVNKLPIAPYYLIGNSNLVLYGTSGSAQDYGQEVGVPFSYTLELPGYGYNFVVPPQYINQINTETWEGIASSARLANLYYRARNSA, encoded by the exons ATGGATAAAactaatagatataatttacgGTCACTTCCCGGGGGTCGCCGGGGCGCATCTGGAGCCGGTGCTGGATGCTACAGCATGCGGTCCACCGGCGACGAGGCGTTGAGCAGGCGGGCCCTCGTCGCAAAACAAGCTACAGCCGATCATCGGGAGTTGAACAG TCATTCTCCGTTATTAGTTGAAAACGTTGTGCAGTCGACAAATGTTGATGAGTCTGCACCCGTTAAGACTATTAAGCGTGCGCGCAAAAAATGGACTAAAGAAATGAACATGTTCATCCTgcgtacatattatattttaacgtcATTAGAAGAAGATACTACATCCTACTTAACCGACTTGCATACAAAATTCTTAGAGCAATTCCCGGACATGGAA GATATTAAAATGGAGTTCGGCATTGACAAATGTAAAATCAACTCAATTAAAGCAGGTCGTAATCATCTAATGCATTATCAACTACAAACCGGAGAAACAATAGATCCCTTAGAAGAAAACgatac gtTCGAAGATAATCTTTCTCGGTATTTGGTCGCAGTATTAGTGAAAATGAGTATCTTAGTAGTATTATTATGTGGTTTTGCATTTTCGAATGCAGAACCGCTAGGAAATAATGAGGCTTATTCTGG ATATTCGGTCTACTCCGTTAATCTTCGTGATCGATCAGACCAGCTGGTTCTTCTTAATCTGCAAGTGGAATTAAACGTTGATTTATGGGACCATGGCGCTCCAGATCTCCGCAACGCATTGGTCATGGTATCACCTGAGAATAAGCTGAAATTCTTGGAAACGTTGGGAGAAAATGGTATAAATCACCAACTCCATCTAGCCGATGTGGCTCC ATTTCTCAAAGCATACGACGAACACGTCGCTAGTTGGAAACAAAGTAGGACTAATAGGATGCCGTTTGAAGACTATCCGAGATACGCTGAG GTCGACGCGTATATGGAAAGATTAGCTCAAGAATATCCAGGCTTAGTGACGCTGGTGAATGCTGGACCCAGCTTCGAAGGCCGAGCTATCAAGTATTTGAAG ATATCAACTACAAACTTTTCCAACGCCAGCAAACCGATATACTTCCTCGATGCGACTCTACACGCGCGAGAGTGGGTGACAGTTCCTGTTGCTCTGTACTCTATCCACCGGCTAGTAGAGAATCTGAGGGATCAGGATCGAGACCTCCTCGAGAACATTGACTGGATCGTGTTGCCTATCGCCAATCCCGATGGCTATGAATACAGCCACACTGAT GACCGTCTTTGGCGCCGTACTCGTTCGTACAACCCAGAAGTAAGCGCAGAATGCTGGGGCGTCGATGCGAACAGAAACTTTGACGTCAACTTCAACACCATCGGTGTTTCATCTAACCCTTGCTCCAACACCTACCCAGGTCACGTCGCATTCTCTGAGCCAGAGGCACGATACGTTAGAGATATTCTCCTGGAGAATATAGACCGCTTACAattgtacatgaatattcacagTCACGGAAATTATCTTCTGTTCGGATTTGGTAACGGAACGTTGCCGGCTAATGTCGCTCAGTTACATCATGTCGCAGCAGCGATGGGCGCGGCTATTGATGTAAACAAACTGCCTATTGctccttattatttaattggaaaCAGTAATCTTGTTTTGTACGGGACCTCTGGAAGTGCTCAGGATTATGGACag GAAGTAGGCGTACCTTTTTCCTATACTCTGGAGTTACCTGGCTATGGGTACAATTTTGTTGTTCCCCCTCAATACATCAACCAAATAAACACAGAAACCTGGGAAGGTATCGCTTCGTCAGCTCGTCTTGCAAACTTGTATTATAGAGCGAGAAATAGTGCTTGA